A window of uncultured Fibrobacter sp. contains these coding sequences:
- a CDS encoding MATE family efflux transporter encodes MQVQVKDRSLLSLSWPLFITFGIATCQPMMDSWFLSRTSESAAAGVGALMPVLGALFMAINAFAQAGASIASQFIGAERPRQAGTTQTMVLLGSLLLGIAITLVVIPLNSQIVSWMGLTGDAAHHARDFLHIVSFGFAFRALQSTLTSLIATHGLTVWNLLGNIITIISNAAMNVVFLNGYFGFPQMGVKGVALATMLSWLIAASILYIILRVKVHHKIRRTDFKRSRVILPDWIRIGFPAAVEPVSFQIFQVVLTAIVVHLGIIAMTARIFSANFAMLAVILSVGLSSGNQILVAHLVGAHDFDKANRRLHQSLIAGSASGFIVAIVVAIFGGQLLTLYTNDPEVIYLGKLCLWCDVILQPFKAANMVITSALRASGDSKFPAIVGSAMMWTCGLGTALLLAFGLHLGLVGIWLGMAADEFYRSIVNYIRWRGGKWKQYGVV; translated from the coding sequence ATGCAGGTGCAAGTCAAGGACCGTTCCCTTTTAAGCCTCTCGTGGCCGCTATTCATCACCTTCGGGATTGCCACGTGCCAGCCGATGATGGACAGCTGGTTTTTGTCGCGGACATCGGAATCGGCGGCGGCGGGCGTGGGGGCATTGATGCCCGTTCTCGGTGCACTTTTCATGGCCATCAACGCCTTCGCCCAGGCGGGGGCGAGCATCGCCTCGCAGTTTATCGGCGCAGAACGCCCCAGGCAAGCGGGTACCACGCAAACGATGGTGCTGCTCGGGAGCCTTCTGCTCGGCATCGCGATTACGCTGGTGGTGATTCCCTTGAACAGCCAGATTGTAAGCTGGATGGGGCTTACAGGCGATGCCGCCCACCACGCCCGCGACTTTCTGCATATCGTCTCGTTCGGCTTTGCATTCCGCGCGCTGCAATCTACTCTGACTTCGCTCATCGCAACTCACGGCCTTACCGTGTGGAACCTGCTCGGAAACATCATCACGATTATTTCGAATGCCGCCATGAACGTCGTTTTTCTAAACGGCTACTTCGGATTTCCTCAGATGGGGGTGAAGGGCGTGGCGCTTGCCACCATGCTTTCGTGGCTCATTGCCGCAAGCATTCTCTATATCATTTTGCGAGTCAAGGTGCACCATAAGATTCGCCGAACCGACTTCAAACGTTCCCGCGTCATTTTACCGGACTGGATTCGCATCGGATTCCCCGCTGCGGTAGAACCGGTGAGTTTCCAGATATTCCAGGTAGTGCTCACCGCCATCGTGGTGCATTTAGGCATTATCGCCATGACCGCCCGCATTTTCAGCGCAAATTTTGCGATGCTCGCCGTCATTTTGAGCGTAGGCCTAAGTAGCGGAAACCAGATTTTGGTCGCACACCTCGTTGGCGCCCATGACTTTGACAAGGCTAACCGCAGACTGCACCAAAGCCTTATCGCAGGAAGCGCAAGCGGCTTTATCGTAGCCATCGTCGTCGCGATTTTTGGCGGGCAACTGCTCACCCTCTACACCAACGACCCTGAAGTCATTTACCTCGGCAAACTCTGCCTATGGTGCGACGTAATTTTGCAACCGTTCAAGGCCGCAAATATGGTGATTACCTCGGCACTCCGCGCATCGGGCGATTCCAAGTTTCCCGCCATCGTGGGCTCTGCCATGATGTGGACCTGTGGACTCGGCACCGCACTTCTGCTAGCCTTCGGGCTTCACCTCGGGCTCGTGGGTATCTGGCTCGGCATGGCCGCCGACGAATTCTACCGTTCCATTGTCA